A single Verrucomicrobiia bacterium DNA region contains:
- a CDS encoding S41 family peptidase encodes MKQRLIYGVAIVVLALNLALGAQVYFANATATQKDSAYPNLELFSYVLEKVRRDYVDGTNLTYQELVYGALRGMVNTLDPHSEFLTPDRFKDLQDDTQGQFGGLGVVIQSRDGFITVVTPIDDTPGFRAGIQAGDRLLKINDENAEGMSTEDAVQLLRGKPDTQVRLTLLRPATGETKEYELTRAVINVAMTKDVNGKQEYPLLEGKIGYVRLTQFGDRASAELDRALGKLRAAGMQALILDLRDNPGGLLDQAVEVCERFLPRGQLVVTTEGRNNKKERRITTRAGAYRDLPLAVLVNYNSASAAEIVSGCLQDYAATGKCKAVLIGEKTFGKGSVQEILPLESGAALRLTTSKYYTPSHKVIHEHGITPDLVVPMSDTDEEFSRMRMAPGGIAAAPEAQQNRLRDAHDRQLERAEDVLKGILLFTARNDSDAPSKTSQVAARDGRP; translated from the coding sequence ATGAAGCAACGTCTGATTTACGGAGTAGCCATTGTCGTCCTGGCTTTGAACCTCGCGCTCGGGGCTCAAGTGTACTTCGCCAACGCCACCGCGACGCAAAAAGACTCGGCTTACCCGAATCTCGAACTGTTTTCCTACGTCTTGGAAAAGGTCCGGCGCGATTACGTGGATGGCACGAATTTGACCTATCAGGAACTGGTCTATGGCGCGTTGCGCGGCATGGTGAACACGCTGGATCCGCACAGCGAATTTCTGACGCCCGACCGTTTCAAAGATTTGCAGGATGACACGCAAGGCCAGTTCGGCGGCTTGGGCGTGGTGATTCAAAGCCGCGACGGTTTCATTACGGTCGTGACTCCCATTGACGACACGCCTGGATTTCGGGCCGGCATCCAGGCGGGCGACCGGTTATTGAAAATCAACGACGAAAATGCCGAAGGCATGTCCACCGAAGACGCGGTGCAGTTGCTGCGCGGCAAACCAGACACCCAAGTGCGTTTGACGCTGCTCCGACCCGCCACTGGTGAAACCAAGGAATACGAACTGACCCGCGCGGTGATCAACGTCGCGATGACCAAGGACGTGAACGGCAAACAGGAATATCCGTTGCTGGAAGGAAAAATCGGCTACGTGCGCCTGACGCAATTCGGCGATCGCGCCAGCGCCGAGCTGGATCGCGCCCTGGGCAAACTACGGGCCGCCGGCATGCAGGCTTTGATTCTGGATTTGCGCGATAATCCGGGCGGGTTACTGGATCAGGCGGTTGAAGTTTGCGAACGCTTTTTGCCGCGCGGCCAGCTCGTGGTTACGACCGAAGGCCGCAATAACAAGAAGGAACGCCGGATCACCACGCGGGCGGGGGCCTATCGCGATCTGCCGCTCGCCGTTCTGGTCAATTACAACAGCGCCAGCGCGGCGGAGATCGTTTCCGGCTGCCTGCAAGATTACGCGGCCACCGGCAAATGCAAAGCGGTTCTCATCGGCGAAAAAACGTTTGGCAAAGGCTCGGTGCAGGAGATTCTACCACTCGAAAGCGGCGCGGCGCTGCGACTGACCACTTCCAAATACTACACCCCGAGTCACAAGGTGATTCATGAGCACGGCATCACACCCGACCTCGTGGTGCCCATGTCGGACACGGATGAGGAATTCTCCCGCATGCGGATGGCGCCGGGCGGAATCGCCGCCGCCCCCGAGGCGCAGCAAAATCGGTTGCGGGACGCGCACGACCGCCAATTGGAACGGGCGGAAGACGTATTAAAAGGCATTTTACTGTTCACGGCACGCAATGATTCCGACGCCCCCTCGAAAACAAGCCAGGTGGCGGCACGCGACGGTCGCCCTTGA
- a CDS encoding YkgJ family cysteine cluster protein, giving the protein MPPLPPAEAVRQLCPQCGLCCNGVLFGDVELQRGDNQKLLTQEGVTLFRKGRKTAFAQPCSLYVDGLCRIYENRPRRCATFVCGLLKRVQTGETAPATALKKIATAKRHVAQVTKLVRQLGNHDEGAPLNQRYAAIMARPIDLAADEAEIERRGALMRSVARLAESLERDFLT; this is encoded by the coding sequence ATGCCTCCCCTCCCTCCAGCCGAAGCCGTTCGCCAACTTTGCCCGCAATGCGGTTTGTGCTGCAACGGCGTGCTGTTCGGTGATGTGGAATTGCAGCGCGGCGACAACCAGAAGTTGTTGACTCAGGAAGGCGTAACGCTGTTTCGCAAGGGTCGTAAAACCGCGTTCGCGCAACCCTGCTCGCTTTACGTGGATGGGCTTTGCCGCATTTACGAAAATCGCCCCCGACGTTGCGCCACTTTTGTTTGTGGACTGTTGAAGCGCGTGCAGACCGGTGAAACCGCTCCGGCTACCGCTTTGAAAAAAATCGCAACGGCAAAACGCCACGTTGCCCAAGTCACCAAGCTGGTCCGCCAGCTGGGTAACCACGATGAAGGCGCTCCGCTCAACCAACGCTACGCCGCCATCATGGCCCGACCCATTGATCTGGCCGCGGACGAAGCTGAAATCGAGCGTCGTGGCGCACTCATGAGATCGGTGGCGCGGCTGGCGGAATCCTTGGAACGCGATTTCCTCACTTAA
- a CDS encoding HAD-IIA family hydrolase — MTTAAAAHNPTPPPVLNLSAQLRQVRHVALDMDGTIYSGGTLFKTTKPFLELLDRLEIGYTFLTNNPSKNITDYLDHLRHMGIAAQARQLYTSTQATIGFLRERFPKIRRLFVLGTESMAAAFTQAGFELLPDRPDAEPDAVVVGFDLTLTYPRLCRAAWWIKQGKPYFATNPDRICPTDQPTVLVDCGAICAALESATGQPPAAVLGKPDPAMLQGILRQHQLRANELAMVGDRLYTDLAMAHRVGAFGVLVLTGETTREQAHRHLPQPALIVPSLTEFGAQLQVAHAQR; from the coding sequence ATGACGACTGCCGCCGCCGCCCATAATCCAACCCCGCCACCCGTGCTAAACTTGTCCGCGCAATTGCGACAAGTGCGTCATGTGGCTCTGGATATGGATGGAACAATTTACAGCGGCGGCACCCTGTTTAAGACCACCAAGCCGTTTCTGGAACTACTGGATCGTTTGGAAATTGGTTACACTTTCCTGACCAATAACCCCTCGAAAAATATCACGGATTACCTTGATCACTTGAGGCACATGGGTATTGCCGCGCAGGCCCGGCAACTCTATACGTCCACCCAGGCGACGATTGGATTTTTGCGGGAACGCTTTCCCAAAATCCGACGGCTGTTCGTTCTGGGTACGGAAAGCATGGCCGCCGCTTTCACCCAGGCCGGATTCGAATTGCTACCCGATCGTCCCGACGCCGAACCCGACGCCGTGGTGGTGGGGTTTGATCTGACGCTCACCTACCCCCGCCTCTGTCGCGCGGCCTGGTGGATCAAACAGGGGAAGCCGTACTTTGCCACCAACCCGGATCGCATTTGTCCCACGGATCAACCCACCGTGTTGGTGGATTGCGGCGCTATTTGCGCCGCGCTTGAAAGCGCCACCGGCCAGCCACCCGCAGCGGTGTTGGGCAAACCGGACCCCGCGATGCTCCAAGGCATCCTGCGCCAGCATCAATTGCGCGCCAATGAACTGGCGATGGTGGGAGACCGTCTTTACACAGACCTGGCGATGGCTCACCGCGTTGGGGCCTTCGGAGTCCTCGTGCTTACCGGGGAAACCACGCGCGAACAGGCGCACCGCCATTTGCCCCAACCCGCTTTGATCGTTCCTTCCCTGACCGAGTTCGGGGCGCAGCTTCAAGTCGCCCACGCGCAACGCTGA
- a CDS encoding prepilin-type N-terminal cleavage/methylation domain-containing protein produces the protein MRLARWTHPKPPVASADPAFTLIELLVVIAIIAILAAMLLPALAKAKAKAHRISCLNNHKQMALASTMYASDFNGHFTAPTWYPKQLEKVTEDADRASTDDDLSYLYPRYIPTLGSFTCPAARKHKVRSEYQITKPGTTEKVVGDLIVLAEKPNFFGLSYEVFGLFTGSNIPNPKKTESRVNSFTIRANHPFLAGRRPGPSAVFLMVDSDTGKALTPVLSKGDNSNFPDQDDNHGLDGSQMSFCDGHAEFVKRANWLNAWNLSQGTARVASP, from the coding sequence ATGAGATTAGCACGTTGGACCCACCCCAAGCCTCCGGTCGCCTCCGCCGACCCGGCCTTCACGTTGATCGAGCTGTTGGTGGTTATTGCAATCATCGCCATCCTGGCCGCCATGCTGCTGCCGGCGTTGGCCAAAGCCAAAGCGAAAGCGCACCGTATCAGTTGTTTGAATAATCATAAGCAAATGGCGCTCGCCTCGACCATGTATGCGTCGGATTTCAACGGACATTTTACCGCCCCGACTTGGTATCCAAAGCAATTGGAGAAGGTTACAGAGGATGCCGATCGCGCCTCAACTGATGATGACCTGTCCTATCTCTATCCTCGGTATATTCCTACCTTGGGCAGCTTCACCTGTCCCGCGGCGCGCAAACACAAAGTCCGAAGCGAATATCAGATCACCAAACCCGGCACCACGGAAAAAGTGGTTGGCGACCTGATAGTGCTAGCCGAAAAGCCGAATTTTTTCGGACTCAGTTACGAGGTGTTTGGCTTGTTCACCGGCAGCAACATTCCCAATCCAAAGAAGACTGAAAGTCGCGTAAACTCATTTACGATCCGGGCCAATCACCCGTTTCTGGCGGGACGACGCCCCGGACCATCCGCGGTGTTCCTGATGGTGGACTCGGATACTGGAAAAGCCCTAACGCCGGTTTTGTCAAAAGGAGATAATAGCAATTTTCCCGACCAGGATGACAACCACGGCTTGGACGGCAGCCAGATGAGTTTTTGCGACGGGCACGCCGAATTTGTAAAACGCGCCAACTGGTTAAACGCCTGGAATCTTTCCCAAGGCACGGCGCGCGTAGCTTCTCCCTGA
- the tsaD gene encoding tRNA (adenosine(37)-N6)-threonylcarbamoyltransferase complex transferase subunit TsaD: MLLLALETSCDETSAAVIRDGAVLGAVVASQIQLHAEYGGVVPELAAREHLRNLLPVTRTAVREAGVRFDELDAIAATRGPGLPTALLVGFRAGQALAFIRRKPFVGIHHHEAHLYSPWIVGNPPQAQFDQLEPNVSLIVSGGHTLLVHVESELKHRILGGTLDDAAGECFDKTGKLMGLPYPAGPVIDRLAASGNSRAFNFPRPLLHDDNDDFSFSGLKTSVRYFLRDRPGLLEDAAALRDLCASVQSAIVEVLVKKTIQAATRLGVKCVTASGGVTCNQHLRTELSRACAKHQLRLRLAEKSLCTDNAAMVGILAERKLLHAPGSFTLDEDILPGWQLT, translated from the coding sequence GTGCTCTTACTGGCGCTTGAAACTTCCTGCGACGAAACCAGTGCGGCCGTCATCCGTGATGGCGCGGTGCTGGGAGCCGTGGTGGCGTCACAGATCCAACTGCACGCCGAGTACGGCGGCGTCGTCCCCGAACTGGCCGCGCGCGAACATTTGCGCAATCTCCTGCCCGTGACGCGAACCGCCGTGCGCGAAGCCGGAGTGCGGTTTGACGAGCTGGATGCGATTGCGGCGACGCGTGGCCCCGGTTTGCCGACCGCGCTGTTGGTGGGTTTCCGCGCGGGTCAAGCCCTGGCTTTCATCCGGCGCAAACCCTTCGTCGGAATTCATCATCACGAAGCGCATCTGTACTCGCCGTGGATCGTCGGGAATCCGCCGCAGGCCCAATTCGATCAACTGGAACCCAACGTCTCGCTCATCGTCAGCGGCGGCCACACGCTGCTCGTCCACGTTGAGTCCGAACTGAAACACCGCATCCTTGGCGGAACGCTTGACGACGCCGCCGGGGAATGTTTCGACAAAACCGGCAAACTAATGGGCTTGCCCTACCCCGCCGGACCGGTGATTGATCGGCTCGCCGCCTCCGGAAATTCGCGGGCTTTTAATTTTCCCCGTCCACTGCTCCACGATGACAACGACGATTTTAGTTTCAGCGGCCTCAAAACTTCCGTGCGCTATTTCTTGCGTGATCGCCCCGGTTTGCTGGAAGACGCAGCGGCGCTGCGTGATTTATGCGCCAGCGTGCAAAGCGCCATCGTCGAAGTCCTCGTGAAGAAAACCATTCAGGCCGCAACGCGCCTCGGCGTGAAATGCGTCACCGCCTCGGGCGGCGTCACGTGCAACCAACACTTGCGGACCGAACTAAGCCGCGCCTGCGCCAAACATCAACTGCGCCTGCGCCTGGCGGAAAAATCACTTTGCACCGACAATGCCGCCATGGTGGGAATTTTGGCGGAACGCAAATTACTTCACGCCCCCGGATCGTTCACGCTGGACGAGGACATTTTGCCGGGCTGGCAACTCACTTGA